A stretch of Mya arenaria isolate MELC-2E11 chromosome 14, ASM2691426v1 DNA encodes these proteins:
- the LOC128216376 gene encoding uncharacterized protein LOC128216376, which yields MATVDGSDDILSNKDSDLYCESCLNDGQKQIVECFCVECNEYMCQLCLNAHRKLRVLKTHHVKLGKEMPRKKPIKKVQFPAENNCHVHTDSKITSFCQSHQILCCDQCVILGHKVCTDVKAIGNYSQEFLDSEDYKTSFDKLKSLQSAYIAKKKEASMNLEEVDLYYHNAMGKFKAELDKIKIADIRTLKAVVSTYDCVLGQLSSWFESIETYKNNKQENELAILVLRSKRDVDAIEDTVQKLCNDASFVRYGVVPDRTSLFRLVKASFLAETITLKVESDKNTCSLAGIALLRVNLILIADYNNSSLKLFNTSSYTHVANVKFQYKPWQMSVTEHGEAYVTLHSQPKILHLKSPATDLTAFREIDVDGNCFSVECFNKTLKVQCLNPAKIIEVDEDGKQIRVISNDLRKETTENGEQFVTNPHWSTQDPATGSMYVSCNAKHSITEIKSDGNVKLLVKSDKLKSPFGLCMDTDGSILVCSYNSKDVFRVRTNGDIQSVLPQPLDFNLRAVALDKRTKKMYVGGDSDTIHVFQI from the coding sequence ATGGCTACGGTGGATGGCTCAGatgatattttatcaaacaaagacAGCGACCTCTATTGTGAATCATGCTTAAATGATGGACAGAAACAGATTGTGGAATGTTTCTGCGTGGAGTGCAATGAATATATGTGTCAGTTATGCCTTAATGCGCACCGGAAACTACGTGTGTTGAAAACACATCATGTTAAACTAGGAAAAGAAATGCCAAGGAAGAAGCCAATCAAAAAGGTTCAATTTCCCGCTGAAAACAACTGTCATGTGCATACTGACAGTAAAATAACATCTTTCTGCCAATCACACCAAATATTATGTTGTGACCAGTGTGTGATTCTGGGGCATAAAGTGTGCACTGATGTTAAAGCCATCGGCAATTATTCCCAAGAATTCCTGGACAGCGAAGACTATAAAACGTCTTTCGATAAGCTTAAGAGTTTACAATCCGCATATATCGCAAAAAAGAAAGAGGCAAGCATGAATCTTGAGGAAGTTGATCTTTACTACCACAACGCAATGGGAAAGTTTAAAGCTGAACTTGACAAAATCAAGATTGCAGATATAAGAACGTTAAAGGCTGTGGTCTCTACATATGATTGTGTTCTTGGTCAGCTTAGTTCTTGGTTTGAAAGTATCGAAAcgtataaaaacaacaaacaggaAAATGAACTGGCCATTCTGGTGTTGAGGTCAAAAAGAGACGTGGATGCGATAGAAGACACTGTTCAAAAGCTTTGCAACGACGCCAGTTTTGTCCGATATGGTGTTGTACCAGATAGAACATCACTGTTTCGTCTAGTCAAGGCATCTTTCCTTGCTGAGACGATAACTTTAAAGGTTGAAAGTGACAAAAACACATGTTCACTCGCAGGCATCGCATTATTAAGAGTAAACTTAATCTTAATAGCGGACTACAACAATTCAAGTCTGAAATTATTCAATACTAGCTCCTATACTCATGTTGCGAACGTcaaatttcaatacaaaccaTGGCAGATGTCAGTTACCGAGCACGGTGAAGCATACGTGACACTTCACAGCCAACCTAAAATTCTTCACCTGAAGTCTCCCGCGACAGACCTCACCGCATTCCGGGAGATAGACGTAGACGGTAATTGTTTCTCCGtagaatgttttaacaaaaccCTGAAAGTTCAGTGTTTGAATCCTGCCAAAATTATTGAAGTAGATGAAGATGGAAAACAAATCAGGGTTATCAGCAATGACTTACGTAAAGAAACCACCGAGAATGGAGAACAATTTGTCACTAATCCACACTGGTCAACACAAGATCCGGCAACTGGTTCGATGTACGTATCATGTAATGCCAAACATTCAATAACAGAAATCAAAAGTGACGGCAATGTTAAGTTACTCGTGAAGTCAGACAAGCTGAAAAGTCCTTTTGGTCTGTGCATGGACACTGATGGTTCCATCCTCGTATGCAGCTACAATAGCAAGGACGTGTTTAGGGTGAGGACGAATGGAGACATACAGAGTGTGTTACCACAACCGCTAGACTTTAACCTTCGCGCAGTGGCTCTTGATAAGCGCACAAAGAAAATGTATGTCGGAGGAGATTCTGATACAATTCATGTGTTTCAAATCTAA